TCTTTCAAGTAGCTCAcaggaaagagaggtgagtcacaatgaacaagcttagaaaccaagtctttcctagacAAAGAATCCTTGAGTTGCCTTACTTAAGCTTCTAAGAAGAAATCttccaaaaaaattttaaatgcaaatgcaaagaaTGCTCctaaaaccaaagaaaggtttaTCTAAGATGTTTTCAAACAACCTAAGTACCACAgagacttaaaagaaaaataagacaATGTATTCGATTACTAGagaatgataattgattatccataatcgattatgacttaccataatcgattatcacaactAACTGTTGGATTTTTTTAGTATCGATTACCTTAACTAGATAATCTATTATCACGTGTGAAAAAACTGACAATGGATTTTTTGGAGGTGTTCTTGAGTGAGTTCTTTATAAAGATGTTTTAGACTCTCATTCCAACACACTTCGTTTTGCTTTAAACTAAGAAACATGTGATCTAAGGTTTGTGTAAATCTTGTGCTTTGGCTTTGGCTACTTGGTGTTGGCAaaagcgagaactttcactaggagtgtgattgagtgctacTGCTATTGCTGAGTGAAGCCTGTCATCCTTtatgaagattcaaaggaagtgttcatccttcgtgaagcattcggagaaggtgttcatcccttgtggccTTCAcgggaagtgagtttcatctcttgtggtgaTAAGATATGTGTTTTTAAACCCTTAAACTTGTCTTTCTGTGTGATTATAATAGTTTATTGGTTTTGTGATAGTAGATAGTTAATCTCTGTTTGGGATTAGCAACTAGACGTGGATTCTTGTGATCTAAATCAGTATAAAATCATTTGTGCAATAATCTCTCTGTCCCTACactttttattgttgttgatattatttattaagtaaGTTTAAAAAGAGagaagtaaaattattttaatacacaaGATATCAATTCACCCCgtcattttgattttttgtcAAAACACGCTAATCATTCCGTTGCACTACTCTAACAATTGGTATTAGAGCTTTCTTTGATagttattcaatttttttttcaaaaatgtctGGCTAATATCAAACTTTTGCATAGGGTGCTTCAATTGACAGACCCCCTCTTTTTGTTGGGAAAAATTAtgctttttgaaaaataagaatgcaaatagTTTTAGAGACTATCGATATAAGTATTTAGGATGCTGTTAAATATGGTCCTTTTGTTCCTACTACGATTGTAAATAACGTGCAAAAACCTAAAGCTATATGCCCAATGGACtgttgatgaaaaaaatagggctcaatatgatgttagggccatgaatattatttcatttgctTTAACCCTTGATGAGTTGTataggatttctatttgtaaaatcGCTCAGAAAATGTGAGAAATTTTAAGAGTAACTCATGAAAGCACAAATGATGTTAAACGTGCTTGAAAGAACtctttaataaaagaatatgagATGTTCTAAATGAAACATTGAGAAATAATCCATTGTCTTTAGAGAGTTGTTTTATACACATCGTCAATCATCTATCCGATTTAAGTAAGAATTTTAACATTGAAcagttaaatattaaaattctaaaatattgaATAGGACATGACAACCAAAAATCATGTTTATGACAACTTTGTTTGGTACGAGATTAAACTTGAAAggttgaaagaagaaaataatatatgaataaaaagaaacattggTTTTAAATTTCCATGATAATTCTTATCACTTTCACTAATACAAAATACAAGTCTTAATTTTCTTAACTCTCTTCTAAATTTTGGGGATGTTTAATCAATCATCATCCTTCATGCAAAGAGTCAATTGCAAGTCAATAAAGTTTGTCACATTTCCTACCTTTTGTTTGCAACTTCATCCTTTCTAATGACTAATAATCTTTTAAACGGTAGACATTATAAGCAAGTACACTATAACACCTTAAGAAGGGGACCTTTTGTTTCTCCCTCACACTACACCTTTCATGTTCCGTTTTGAACATTGATAACGTATACGTCATACAGATTCAATGTTGGAAACTCATTTCGACATAATATACAATCAATTGACCATTTATATATCTTCTCCTTAAAAATGTTCGAGGAAGAACTTATATCATCAAATAAATCGATTGGTTGTGAAAATAGTTGTATACGTTGTTTCTTGGGCAAACTTGGTGATGTATTCTTTCCTGCATGCACGTGCGAGCATCTACATTTAACAGAAGGATACTGGGCCCACTTCGTCCTTCATCCTCAATCCACGTGCCAATACTTCATTTCCATATCTAACCTACGACGGAAATTGCAATATAATTTCTCTTCAGATTCGATCCATCTAAATGAATCATATTCGTAGACTAAATAATACTAATTAGGAGAAGGTTAATTATGCTAAAGTTAGTTCATCTTCAAATATAGTAAGTAAAGATAAAtcacttttaaatatattgaaatttatagttaataaatattcttttatcttttattgcATGTACAATATCCAGCCACAAACCAATATCTCATCCCAACCAacgaaatttataaattataactctTCTATCTTTATTTCTCAATGAGacatttataacatttattCACAATTAATGTGATTAATGTGACAAACACTCAACAAGTCAAATATAAGAAACTTAGTATTTACTCTATTAGAAGATGTAAAATCCAATTTTTGATGGAGACATTGATAGGTAAAGCGTTGTTGCACTAAAATATAGATGcatgtaattataataatagtaacacCTAAGTCCTCTACACGTCCTACAAGTTAAGCGTTTAATGGaacctaaaaaaaatacaagtgaACGTGGTCCTTGGAAAGAAGCAGAGACTTATACGCCATGGCCATGTGAGACATGTCTCGGTTCTTGAGCTTCCAATTCACTCAGATACCATATTAACATGTTCTTCCTCTCCAAGAATCTTCCCTCCTTCTTTCCTCTCTGTATCCAGTAAGTTCTTCCAAACTTCCTCTCTCTTTTAATAACCCTTTTATTCTTCTCTTAACTTAATTCCTcaacttctctttctctctgtctTTTCTCCACCCATCATTTAgctattttcattttaatattcttCAACAATCATGTCTGAATCCACCAGGATTAACTGTCTTTTCTGTCCCACACATGCAGATCATacaactgttttttttttgttcttttttttcaattattattattaacctTCTGTTTGCCACCCAACTATGGTCATGATGAAAACTGTGGTTAGATGATGTTTCTTCATTCCCAACCCACTTCGGCAGAGTTTAATTCCAGTACTTTTATGCTGTTAAAAAATGTGCCAGCCATGCTTTATTACCTCATCAAGTTCATGTCATCATTAATGCTCGGTTTCTTCATAACACTGCCACTGTGATGGAATCGGGTTGTGGAAATGAATGTTTGGTTTGTGTAGGATGCTTTGCTTGAAAGGATGGGGTGCACTTACTCTGTGTATAGGAAAAAAAAGACAAACTTTCCTGAAGTGGTGGTGTTTGTTCCATCAACAAGAATTCCGGTGCAATCTGATCTTCAAAGGGTGCTTAAGGGTGTAATTCCACGGGATCTTGTTGATAAATTGACCTCACTAAGGAATCAGATATTGTTGGTAGCAGAGGATACTGGTGTGTCTTTGCTTCTTCACTtgattagtattttttattttattttgtgtattTGTTTTACTTGTTTCTTGAAATATACAAGAATTGGATCATAAACACTAGATTTTAAACCTGGATGTTTTCACTATATAGCACAATAAGTGGGCAAAATTCAGAACTTTTGTTATGCATACTCTACTTCTTCAATTATAACATTCATAAAGAAATTATAGATTTATTGTAGAATGAATAGAAAAGTGTGAAAATGTCATGCTGATCTGAAGTTTTAACTGTGCAGGTGGGTCAGCTATAACTGAATTGCGGCGAGCTTTGAATGAGTACTTGTCTCTTCTGATTGGACTTACAAAGAAAGGTTTCTCAAATCCCCTTCTTTCCGAAACCCTTTCAAACTTTTTATAGAATGGATATTGTTTCTCTGCATTTGTGAAAATGGGCTGAGTGATTTTCATTTGTTAACAGAGTATGGTCTCGAAGGACTAATAGATTTCAAATGGAAACATTTAGAAGATGGGAAACAAGTATGGCCATCATCAAACTCATTCTTCTTCACTTTTATTATTGgtaattttagtttctttaacATGGTAAAGTTTACTTGGCAGGATAGCAGTGTAGCAAATACCTGGTTTGAGGTGCTCTCTGCAGTGCACCTTATGGCTATGCTCACACTGTCTGAGGCTGACTCAATGATGATTCCAAAGGACTCGTCAGGCTCTGGATTCAGGGTTGTATCTTCAGGTTTTGTGTCAATACATAAGCTTTGGCGTACTAGTGAAACATGAACTTAGATCCTATTAAACCATCCACAAGTTGAACAATCATTGATCAtgcatatatttgtatattgtCAGATAGCAAGAGGGAAGCAATTGATTTGTTGCTGAAGGCCTCAGGATACCTGGAATTCTGTTTAAGGGATATTCTTACTCGGATACCTCCTGAAGTCAGGTACTTTTCTGAATAGATTTTAAGTTTGTGAAACTAGTTTTGGAGCAGCACTGAACACCCTTAGTAAAGTACATTCAAACAACATCCAGGAATACTTTTCCCCACGACTTACAGGAGGGTGTGTTGGAGGCTATTGCTATTCAAACACTTGGCCAGGTACTCCTTGATCAGTATCTCTAGAATTACAAGTGCAAGCATTTAATTCTTATAGCGTACAATTTGAGTAAACAACTTAATTAAACACTCAAATGTATTAAGAGCTTATAAACAAAAAGTATGTGTGTGGGAAAGTCACTAAAAACTTATGTTGATTTGGATAGATTATAAGTTAAGTTGACTGCAGTAAAATAGTTTAATACACAATACCCTTCAGATTAGGTATAATAGTTCATCTTGATGGTTATTTAGGGAACTGAGATTCAACTTGGTCTTGCTGTGGAATGTCAGAAGGCAACTTTGTCTGTGAAGAGGAGATTGGCATGTGAACAGCTGATATACTTTAGTCAGGTTTTTGTTCAATCTGTTGAATATCTATTCATCATTACTGCTTTAAATCACTAACTTTATGACTGGAATCTGTTTTGTAAGTTCACGAAAACATAATATCTGTTGAAAGGAAATTATTATCCCTAATACTTCCTTTTATCACTATGGGGATTGTTGTTCCTCAAGTATAAATGTTTCACTTTCATGAGCAGGCTTATCACTGCTTGTTAGGATGCAACACCAACCAAGGGAGTGGAAGAAAGCATCTCCGATTCATCAAATGGAAATTCCTTGAAGCCAAGGTTAGTAATGGTATCAAGATTGATTAAATACTTTCcaccaaaaataaatctttGACATAATTGTAAAGATTTTTTATCCTATCATTTAATCATGAGTTTTCATGTAACTAAAAGTTGTCACTTTGTAAAATTGCTAATAACATCATACTCTGTTAGCAGTATAACAATCTTTGCACCAcattaaacataatatatataataacaaataagttCATGATTATTATGAACTTTGACATCACTGCTATGCTGACACTTTTTCATTTGTAGCTGACAACCAATAATATAAGTTATAATGTATATAATccataacttatatttttttattacgttGTCAGGCTGCAGCCTACTACTACCATGGTCTGATCCTTGACAAGGGTAATGAATCAAACAGTTCCATTGGTGCTGTGTCTTGTTTTCTTGCTGCAGAAGAGCTTCTGGCTGAAAGCAAGAAGGCCAGCTTAAGCTTTTGCCTTGCAGCTCCAGTTACAAGGTTGGTATTGATCTTTGACTCTTGTCTGGATGCTTCTTTTGTCACATCCCTTTATCTTAAATAACAAATATGTATCTCTCTGTCAAGGGTTCCTCCACTCTGGGGTGCTATGAAATTTTTACACCAGAAAATTCCTGAAGTTGCATCAAGGAAGTCTCAGATGTATGGCTACCTCTGGGAGCAAGAGAAGTAAGGAGCTTTCTTTGTTTCCAAATCATGTGTTTTACTGTCTTGATTTATCAACTAAACTCCAGATTTCCTTTAGATATCATAATTATGATGATTGGAACTTTGTTAATGATGCAGGGGTCTCCAATCATTGCCAGATCTTCCTGAGTTCCAATTATCATTACGTCCAGATGACTATGAACTGCCTGAAATTGATCCAGCATGGGATAGTAGAAACTGGGAATCTCTAGGACAGCCATTGAAGGAGCACCTTATAGATAGTGATGAGAATCCAACTGATTGATGAACTTAAATGATCTTCTTTGTTTTCTATCAGTAGTTCAATACCTTCTTGAATGTTAAAACTCTTCTATACTGCTAACATTGTCATACATATCAAGGTTACTATTCATTATACATAATTAAAGTCTAATTAATTcgtaattataataaataagattaagGTCAGAAATTTCCTAAAGTATTtcgacataaaaaaaaataaaaactaattaggAAGTGGTATTTGTTAGTGGGCAAATCAACACCTTGATTTTGGTAAGATGGAGGAAACCTATTTGTTGTCTAACAAAAATTGTGAATTTTCCATTTTTGAGTTATCCATTGAAGGTGTGTGTAGCATGACTAGTTGAAGTACGTAATCCACATATAGACACACTTGATTGGAAGTTGTTGTACTACATATATTGTTGAGTAGGTTGTGGCTTTAGCCTTACTGATGAGGCTACGttatcaatttttgttttccCGGTGTTGATACTCCAAGGCAAAATTAGTTCTAACTTGAAAAAATGTTTGGCATAGTTGTATTTCACTCATGGTGAATTGTTGTAAGTTGGTGATCATGGTTTCTATCAAGTTTCCGGTCACGGTTGTGATTTTATCTATACATATCCTCCACTTGTTGCATCAATCATGCTCCTTTATTTTCGTAGAAGTATTTGATAAGGAGTTGTTCACTTATTTGATGCTGAAGAAAACTTACACATAGGCTCTTGAATGCCTccaaaaaaatcatataagCTTTCCTCATCAGGTTATTTAATGccacatttttatttcttatgaaAGTGCTATTCACATCAAATAGCACTTTGAGCTTTATGTGGTCCTGTGACTCTTCTTGAGCTGTCATAGCAGAACATGTAATGTGGAATATCTTTAAATGTTTACACGGATATTCACTTTCAAGGCCACAAAATCTCATAAGCAACTATATTAAaccaattttcaaaataaaagggACATTCAATGCAGCCACTTTCCTTAGATTTCTTTCATCTGGGTTTTCAAAATTAGAATCACAATTTagcttttcttttaagaaaagttTTTATATTCCTAGATCAAATGGTAGTAGATTTTTATTGacattcaataaataaaaaaaacaacaaaaaaaatctcTAAAAATAATTGGAAATTCGTTGACTAAATTAACAAATATTCTTAGGAAACAAAAGCaactaaaatatcttaataatttgaaatttgttaagtCGGTTAAGTCGATTTTAGAGTAAGCGTACATACTACATACTAAAAATAAGTCGATCAAGCACCCACACCCGTGATTAATCGGGCATAACCAAAGTAgtattaagaataatttaaggaTTACTATGCTAAGCAAGGTTAGAAGGTTATTGGGTCGCTACTAAGGTCATGTTAAGGTAAAATCCTATCTAGAGTCCTATAAATTGTTAAGATAAGATCGTCTAGCAACtcttgttttgaaatttaacaaaagtGTTTAACGAAATAACGTCTAATGAAAAGAAATAGTCTAGGATAACATGCTAAACATTAACATCCTAAACACATAACATTACTCTAAAAATAGAGTTCACTATACGCTATAGTGCACATATCAAGTTAAACACTAAAAGAATAAATACTTATACAAATAGTACTTTTTTGTCTATGGTGttgttttctctatttttgtgCAAATCATAAAGAACAAAGCTTTATTCAAAAGTTCTGCATTGGTTCAGAAGAACGTTAAGAGTTAGGAAGACATTATGAGAATGTTTCATCAATGCCTTTTGTTTGACGTATCCATACAAGTAGCACAATTGTATCTAGAAAAGCAACATAGCATTTGACCTTTAACCAAAAGGCTATACACTTACGTGAAAGTCAATGCTCTGAGTAACAAATCTCTTTTGAAGAAGCCTGTATAAAGAGAATCACATGAAGAGAAGACAACAAGAATCAAGAATTATTATACCATAAGCCAAATTACATTGTTTCAAAAGTTTATaccaaaataacttttaaagaaACCCAAATATTTCCCCCGTCATCTCTCACATCTATCATGCTTCTAAAACATCTACAATATCATCTGCTcatgtataatatattatacgatcatcgccgataatttcattttcataaataaacaaacacaCACATGTATGGGTAACTTAccgataaaataatcataaaaacaaGATATAAACACACtaattatatcaaccataaacaaTCACCCCATACATAGTAGTAATAAAAATACGAttcctaatcctctaacataaacaattcaatcataattaattacttGATCCTCGATCCTTCATCTTTAATCATTGATGTCATCTCCAACATCTCACACCTAGACCCTTGGTCTATCTATCCATTAGCACATatgctaactacttactataaccatCATAGTAACACCACTATCCACATAGCATAACTAGGAGCATATTCAATACCATGATtatcatcatagatacaccaaCATCATGACTATCTCAATCATGAataacaccatgagcatcactAAACCGTGAACTCCATTTTGACAAGACTTAGTTACAATcatgtaccctacctcacccGCTTAAAGTCGCTCTTATAGACCCATTATAGGTTCCCCTACAAATACACTCGAGTCATCCTTCTTCTAGCTTTGGACCTATTTTCCTATCACACAAGCTGAAACATTTATTCCCCCACCAAAGAAGATTCAACACTCGAACACCATTATCTTTTCTACAACTATTTACTAAAGAGAACATCACTttcttttcaacaaccaatgccaaagaGAGTCACCCCCTTTTCAACAAACAATGCCAAAGGGAATATCCCTCCATTTTTAACAACCAATGCCAAATGGAGCATCTATTAGTAGATAGTCTtaggatttactaggtacaatAAGTAGGCTAATCTCCCATGCCCCATGCTCATTAACCACACACACCCTTGTACCTTCCATCATCCATTCATGCTTTATCGCCAATTCAATAGTCAAACCTAACCCTAAACATAACCATTAATCTCGTTCTCTAATTATCATCACGTTCTACACCTCCTCAAGCTTAGTTCAcatccattcttcatcaaatttccTCAAGCTTAGTCCAcatccattcttcatcaaatttgtcatttttaacaaaaatgcaCTAGGATAACCA
This sequence is a window from Vigna angularis cultivar LongXiaoDou No.4 chromosome 2, ASM1680809v1, whole genome shotgun sequence. Protein-coding genes within it:
- the LOC108328498 gene encoding uncharacterized protein LOC108328498, coding for MGCTYSVYRKKKTNFPEVVVFVPSTRIPVQSDLQRVLKGVIPRDLVDKLTSLRNQILLVAEDTGGSAITELRRALNEYLSLLIGLTKKEYGLEGLIDFKWKHLEDGKQDSSVANTWFEVLSAVHLMAMLTLSEADSMMIPKDSSGSGFRVVSSDSKREAIDLLLKASGYLEFCLRDILTRIPPEVRNTFPHDLQEGVLEAIAIQTLGQGTEIQLGLAVECQKATLSVKRRLACEQLIYFSQAYHCLLGCNTNQGSGRKHLRFIKWKFLEAKAAAYYYHGLILDKGNESNSSIGAVSCFLAAEELLAESKKASLSFCLAAPVTRVPPLWGAMKFLHQKIPEVASRKSQMYGYLWEQEKGLQSLPDLPEFQLSLRPDDYELPEIDPAWDSRNWESLGQPLKEHLIDSDENPTD